A single region of the Corvus hawaiiensis isolate bCorHaw1 chromosome 27, bCorHaw1.pri.cur, whole genome shotgun sequence genome encodes:
- the LOC125317503 gene encoding serine/threonine-protein kinase pim-1-like codes for MSCGPNLLLLPRKAHPSPPPPLPARSLRFSPGTGQENSNSPGDEGTVPGTAPLLPLPTPSGRGAALRPAGAARLPPHVLLCPPTGLALPGAGRRLIQHFALLQAKSADSALLARKQETAARGERAAGASCKTAARKSYNLVKKKLNKTVRVARLREEEMLRDSASAPEPSGPCWPGARGGKTDTRDTDGAATPAASAASSPVRALPLGSAAPAPEPPVSPSKEATSGDTRPGAVEEQPGAVPGPGPSADGRVSPAGKAQQGLTERYRVGSLLGRGGFGSVFAATRLSDGAPVAIKRVPRNRIHHWGELPDGTSTPLEVVLLDKVSTGFPGVVQLREWLELPNNVVLVMEWPEHSQDLLHFIRARGFLSEEVARELFRQVLEAMRHCTSCGVLHRDLKPENILVDLATGQAKLIDFGCGTHLQDTAYTRFAGTPSYSPPEWNHFGWYYGEAATVWSLGIVLHQMVCGEHLFPKGQNISWGQLSLPQRLSQDCKELIRWCLSLHSLDRPSLEDLSCDPWLQDIHHP; via the exons ATGTCCTGCGGCCcaaacttgctgctgctgccacgcaAGGCccatccttctccccctcctcctctcccagcacg CAGTCTCCGATTTTCACCTGGAACCGGacaagaaaacagcaacagCCCTGGCGACGAGGGCACCGTGCCGGGCACGGCCCcgctgctcccactgcccacgCCGAgcggccggggagcagcgctgcgcCCCGCAGGGGCTGCACGTCTCCCTCCTCacgtcctgctctgccctcccacggggctggctctgcctggcGCTGGCAGGCGCCTCATTCAGCactttgctctgctccaggcaaaAAGTGCGGACAGCGCTTTGCTTGCTCGTAAGCAAGAGACCGCGGCGCGGGGCGAGCGAGCAGCAGGGGCAAGTTGCAAGACTGCCGCAAGGAAGAGTTACAATCTGGTGAAGAAGAAGCTAAACAAGACGGTGCGTGTGGCGCGGCtgcgggaggaagagatgctccgTGACTCCGCTTCGGCCCCGGAGCCGAGCGGCCCGTGCTGGCCCGGAGCACGCGGGGGAAAAACGGACACCCGG GACACAGACGGCGCGGCCACTCCCGCCGCGTCCGCTGCGTCTTCCCCGGTCCGAGCTCTTCCGCTCGGcagcgcggcccccgcccccgaGCCGCCGGTGTCCCCTTCGAAAGAGGCAACATCTGGGGatacccggcccggggcggttgAGGAGCAGCCGGGGGCCGTTCCTGGCCCCGGGCCGAGCGCTGACGGCCGCGTCTCGCCGGCAGGGAAGGCGCAGCAGGGCCTGACGGAGCGCTACCGGGTGGGTTCGCTGCTGGGGCGCGGCGGCTTCGGCAGCGTCTTCGCGGCGACGCGGCTCTCGGACGGCGCCCCG gtggccatcaaacgGGTGCCACGGAACCGCATCCACCATTGGGGcgagctg cccgaCGGCACCAGCACACCACTCGAGGTcgtgctgctggacaaggtgtCCACCGGCTTCCCTGGTGTGGTGCAGCTCCGCGAGTGGCTCGAGCTCCCCAACAACGTGGTGCTGGTGATGGAGTGGCCGGAGCACTCTCAGGACTTGCTTCATTTCATTCGAGCGCGGGGCTTCCTGTCAGAGGAGGTGGCACGGGAGCTGTTCCGCCAGGTCCTGGAGGCCATgcggcactgcaccagctgcggGGTCCTTCACAGGGACCTGAAACCAGAGAACATCCTGGTTGACCTGGCCACCGGCCAGGCCAAATTGATTGATTTTGGCTGCGGCACCCACCTGCAAGACACAGCCTACACCCGCTTTGCAG GAACACCATCGTACAGCCCCCCGGAATGGAACCACTTTGGCTGGTACTACGGCGAGGCAGCGAccgtctggtccctgggcatcgtGCTGCACCAGATGGTCTGCGGGGAGCACCTGTTCCCGAAGGGCCAGAACATCAGCTGGGGCCAGCTGTCGCTCCCACAACGGCTCTCTCAAG ACTGCAAGGAGCTGATCAGATGGTGTCTGTCCCTGCACTCCTTGGACAGGCCCTCATTAGAAGACCTGTCGTGTGATCCTTGGCTGCAGGATATTCATCATCCAtag